In Mixta intestinalis, the following are encoded in one genomic region:
- the bla gene encoding class A beta-lactamase codes for MCNTFLWRRSLFAAALTLLSAAVQADEAALTQQLAALEKSVGGRLGVAWIDEGASHYGYRADERFPMTSTFKTLAVAAILHQNVSQPHLLEKKIAIEEADRVPWTPVTGNYFGKKMSVAALCAAAIEYSDNLAANYLLKEAGGPQGITRYARYLGDSVTQLNRLEPELNSAVPGDKRDTTTPAAMAENLYKLTLGTALPTAQRQQLISWLQQSTTGAESIRAGVPAGWRVGDKTGAGAYGSTNDIAILWPEKGAPKILAIYFTQPQPDAANNKAVLAAATRLTIKALYH; via the coding sequence ATGTGCAATACGTTTTTATGGCGCCGTTCTCTGTTTGCCGCCGCGCTTACGCTGCTTTCTGCCGCCGTACAGGCTGACGAAGCGGCGCTGACGCAGCAGCTCGCCGCACTGGAAAAAAGCGTCGGCGGCAGGCTTGGCGTAGCCTGGATTGATGAGGGCGCTTCACATTATGGTTATCGGGCTGATGAGCGTTTCCCGATGACCAGCACCTTTAAGACGCTGGCGGTGGCGGCCATTCTGCATCAAAATGTCAGCCAGCCGCATCTGCTGGAGAAAAAAATTGCGATAGAAGAGGCGGACCGGGTGCCATGGACGCCGGTGACCGGCAATTATTTTGGTAAAAAAATGAGCGTAGCCGCCCTTTGCGCCGCAGCAATTGAATATAGCGATAACCTGGCGGCGAATTACCTGTTAAAAGAGGCCGGTGGACCGCAGGGCATAACCCGCTACGCCCGTTATTTAGGTGACAGCGTCACGCAGCTTAATCGCCTGGAGCCGGAACTTAATAGCGCGGTGCCGGGCGATAAGCGTGATACCACCACACCTGCGGCGATGGCGGAAAACCTCTATAAGCTGACGTTGGGAACGGCCTTGCCGACTGCCCAACGCCAGCAGCTAATCTCCTGGCTACAACAGAGCACCACCGGTGCTGAAAGTATCCGCGCAGGCGTTCCTGCAGGCTGGCGGGTTGGCGATAAAACCGGAGCTGGTGCCTATGGTTCGACCAATGACATCGCGATTCTCTGGCCGGAAAAGGGCGCGCCGAAAATTCTGGCGATCTATTTTACCCAGCCGCAGCCGGACGCAGCGAATAATAAAGCGGTACTGGCTGCTGCAACGCGGCTGACGATTAAAGCGCTTTATCACTGA
- a CDS encoding branched-chain amino acid ABC transporter permease has translation MLGSIYALIALGYTMVYGILRIINFAHGDILMVGALTTLSGMNWLEQSAPALPPLVRLVIALAIAMAVCALLAMAVERFAYRRLRNAPRLAPLISGIGVSVLLQTVAMIVWTRNPLMFPQVLSMEPIAITHGSAAHPPAIITVTGIVTISLALIVMIGLWALVEFTRLGRGMRAVAENPRVASLMGVNPNRIITLTFAIGGMFAALAGVMMASNYGNASFSMGFLPGIKAFTAAVLGGIGNIRGAMLGGVLLGMIESLGAGYLGELTNGVFGSNYQDVFAFIVLILVLVFRPAGILGERVAHRA, from the coding sequence ATGTTAGGCAGTATCTATGCACTGATAGCCCTCGGCTATACGATGGTGTATGGCATTCTGCGCATCATTAACTTTGCCCACGGCGATATTTTGATGGTGGGTGCGCTGACTACGTTATCGGGCATGAACTGGCTTGAGCAAAGCGCGCCCGCTCTGCCGCCGCTGGTACGACTGGTGATTGCCCTGGCGATCGCGATGGCAGTATGTGCGCTGCTGGCAATGGCGGTGGAACGGTTTGCCTACCGTCGCCTGCGCAATGCGCCGCGCCTTGCACCGCTGATTTCCGGGATCGGCGTTTCCGTGCTGCTGCAAACCGTTGCGATGATCGTCTGGACGCGTAATCCGCTGATGTTTCCGCAAGTTTTGTCAATGGAGCCGATTGCCATAACGCATGGCAGCGCGGCGCATCCTCCGGCAATTATTACCGTCACCGGCATTGTCACCATCAGCCTGGCGTTGATCGTGATGATTGGCCTGTGGGCGTTGGTGGAGTTTACCCGCCTCGGACGCGGTATGCGCGCGGTGGCGGAAAACCCGCGCGTCGCCAGCCTGATGGGCGTTAACCCCAACCGTATTATCACCCTCACCTTTGCTATCGGCGGCATGTTTGCCGCGCTGGCGGGCGTCATGATGGCCAGCAACTACGGCAACGCCAGCTTCTCTATGGGCTTCCTGCCGGGAATTAAAGCCTTTACCGCTGCTGTATTAGGCGGTATCGGCAACATACGCGGTGCCATGCTGGGCGGCGTGCTGCTGGGCATGATTGAATCCCTGGGCGCGGGCTACCTCGGCGAGCTGACGAACGGTGTCTTCGGCAGTAACTACCAGGATGTCTTCGCCTTTATCGTGCTGATCCTCGTACTGGTCTTTCGCCCGGCTGGCATTCTCGGCGAGCGCGTGGCGCACCGCGCATAG
- the ydfG gene encoding bifunctional NADP-dependent 3-hydroxy acid dehydrogenase/3-hydroxypropionate dehydrogenase YdfG → MIIFVTGATAGFGQSIARRFIAAGHKVIATGRRQERLDDLKAELGENLYTLQFDVRDRVAIDAAVATLPAEWRQIDVLVNNAGLALGIEPAHKASIEDWETMIDTNNKGLVYMTRALLPAMVERNIGHVINIGSIAGSWPYAGGNVYGATKAFVRQFSLNLRTDLHGTALRVTDIEPGLVGGTEFSNVRFKGDDNRAGNVYAGTTALTPEDVTEAVFWVATLPAHVNINTLEMMPVSQTVAGLSVAKNS, encoded by the coding sequence ATGATAATTTTTGTTACCGGCGCAACCGCTGGCTTTGGTCAAAGTATTGCCCGCCGTTTTATCGCAGCGGGCCACAAGGTTATCGCTACCGGGCGTCGTCAGGAACGCCTTGATGACCTGAAAGCGGAGCTGGGCGAAAATCTCTATACCCTTCAGTTTGATGTGCGCGATCGTGTCGCCATTGACGCTGCCGTGGCGACACTACCTGCCGAATGGCGACAGATTGATGTGCTGGTGAACAATGCCGGGCTGGCGCTGGGTATTGAGCCTGCGCATAAAGCCAGCATTGAAGACTGGGAAACCATGATCGATACCAATAACAAGGGGCTGGTTTATATGACCCGCGCCCTGCTGCCCGCAATGGTCGAACGCAATATCGGGCATGTCATCAATATCGGCTCTATTGCCGGTAGCTGGCCCTATGCGGGTGGCAACGTTTACGGCGCGACTAAAGCGTTTGTTCGTCAGTTCAGCCTCAACCTGCGTACTGACCTGCACGGCACCGCGCTGCGTGTTACCGACATTGAGCCGGGGCTGGTTGGCGGCACGGAATTTTCCAACGTGCGTTTTAAAGGCGACGATAACCGCGCCGGGAATGTCTATGCGGGCACGACCGCGCTTACGCCGGAAGATGTGACCGAAGCGGTATTTTGGGTGGCCACGCTGCCTGCGCATGTCAATATCAATACGCTGGAGATGATGCCGGTAAGCCAGACCGTTGCCGGGCTGAGCGTCGCGAAAAATTCCTGA
- a CDS encoding branched-chain amino acid ABC transporter permease: protein MTTSTLPIAAPRSRRLWSGLALFIVAIAIAPIVAGQLGGNYWVRVIDFALLYIMLALGLNIVVGFTGLLDMGFIAFYAVGAYLAALLASPHLLDAFPLMQAWFPDGLHTSYWLIIPAAAVLAAICGILLGAPTLKLRGDYLAIVTLGFGEIIRILMRNLDRPLNITNGAKGISGVDTLSLFGVKFSGVQHWFGMKIPSLWLWYYLLMAMIVLIIVVCLRLQHSRIGRAWHAIREDEDVARAMGINVRNYKLLAFAMGASFGGVAGALFAAFQGFVSPESFTLQESIAVLAMVVLGGMGHIPGVILGAVLLTALPELLRSQAAPLQQALFGSVLIDPEILRQLFYGLALVLVMLLRPTGIWPARHAETKP, encoded by the coding sequence ATGACAACTTCAACATTACCGATAGCAGCGCCGCGTTCACGCCGTCTCTGGTCAGGGTTGGCGCTGTTTATTGTCGCTATCGCTATTGCTCCCATCGTGGCCGGGCAGCTCGGCGGTAATTATTGGGTGCGAGTGATCGATTTCGCCCTGCTCTATATCATGCTGGCGCTGGGGCTGAATATCGTGGTGGGCTTTACCGGCCTGCTGGATATGGGCTTTATCGCTTTTTACGCTGTAGGCGCTTACCTGGCGGCGCTGCTGGCCTCGCCGCATCTGCTGGATGCCTTTCCGTTGATGCAGGCCTGGTTCCCGGATGGGCTGCACACGTCCTACTGGCTGATTATCCCGGCTGCCGCCGTGCTCGCCGCCATCTGTGGCATCCTGCTTGGCGCGCCTACCCTGAAATTGCGCGGCGACTACCTGGCGATCGTGACGCTCGGCTTTGGCGAAATTATCCGAATCCTGATGCGTAACCTCGATCGCCCACTCAATATTACCAACGGCGCAAAAGGCATTTCCGGAGTTGATACCCTTTCGCTGTTCGGCGTGAAGTTTAGCGGCGTACAGCACTGGTTTGGTATGAAAATTCCCTCGCTGTGGCTGTGGTATTACCTGCTGATGGCGATGATTGTGCTGATTATCGTGGTCTGCCTGCGTCTGCAACACTCGCGTATCGGGCGCGCCTGGCACGCCATTCGTGAAGATGAGGATGTTGCCCGTGCGATGGGCATCAACGTGCGTAACTATAAGCTGCTCGCTTTTGCCATGGGTGCCTCTTTCGGCGGCGTTGCGGGCGCATTGTTCGCCGCTTTCCAGGGCTTCGTCTCGCCTGAATCCTTTACCCTCCAGGAATCGATCGCCGTGCTGGCGATGGTGGTACTGGGCGGCATGGGCCATATTCCCGGCGTTATTCTCGGCGCGGTGCTCTTAACCGCCCTGCCGGAACTGCTGCGTAGCCAGGCGGCACCGCTACAGCAGGCGTTGTTCGGCAGCGTACTGATCGATCCGGAAATTCTGCGCCAGCTGTTTTATGGGCTGGCTCTGGTACTGGTCATGCTGCTGCGTCCGACGGGCATCTGGCCTGCACGTCATGCGGAGACGAAGCCATGA
- the dcp gene encoding peptidyl-dipeptidase Dcp produces MSIEQHNPFSQPSTLPFQAPPFDRIKDSDYLPAIMAGIAEKQQEVARIADDTQPPTFENTYVALERSGELLRRVMNVFSAMTSANTNDQLQKIDEETAPKLAALDDEIYLNSKLFARLDRVYQQREQLNLDAESRRLVEVTWQAFQLAGASLSDTQKAELKALNQEAATLSTQFTNRLLAATKAGGLAVTDKAALAGLSDSEIAAAAEAAEARGLKNQWLLTLQNTTQQPALQTLTNRATREALFNASWDRAEKGDNNDTRQLIARLAAVRAQQAKLLGFSSYAEWKLQDQMAKTPQAALTFMRNIVPAATARATREAADIQAAIDRQQGGFKLAPWDWTHYAEQVRRAKYDLDESQIRPYFELNNVLENGVFYAANQLYGLTFKQRKDLPVYQPDVRVYEVFDQDGTSLALFYTDFFKRDNKGGGAWMSNFVDQSRLLGTKPVIYNVANFSKPAAGQPALLSWDDVITMFHEFGHALHGMFADQQYPSLSGTATPRDFVEFPSQFNEHWASDDKVFKHFARHYQTGEPMPQALHDKILKADKFNKGYDMTELLAAALLDMHWHSLSADAPQQDVDQFEQQSLVQDKINLPEVPPRYRSSYFQHIWGNGYAAGYYAYLWTEMLADDGFEWFKEHGGLTRENGQRFRDMVLSRGNSSDLKQLYHDWRGQEPQIEPMLINRGLKEEQ; encoded by the coding sequence ATGTCCATCGAGCAACACAACCCCTTCAGCCAGCCCAGTACGCTGCCGTTCCAGGCACCGCCTTTTGACCGAATCAAAGACAGTGATTATCTGCCCGCCATTATGGCCGGTATCGCCGAAAAACAGCAGGAGGTAGCGCGTATTGCTGACGACACACAGCCGCCAACCTTCGAGAATACCTACGTAGCGCTGGAGAGAAGCGGGGAGCTGTTGAGGCGCGTGATGAACGTGTTTAGCGCCATGACCTCCGCCAATACTAACGATCAACTGCAAAAAATTGATGAAGAAACCGCGCCTAAACTGGCGGCGCTCGATGATGAAATCTATCTCAACAGCAAACTGTTTGCGCGCCTCGATCGCGTTTATCAACAGCGCGAACAGTTAAATCTGGATGCAGAATCACGTCGCCTGGTTGAGGTGACCTGGCAGGCTTTCCAGCTGGCAGGTGCCAGCCTGAGCGATACGCAAAAAGCGGAGCTGAAGGCGTTAAATCAGGAAGCGGCAACGCTCAGCACCCAGTTTACCAATCGTTTGCTGGCGGCGACTAAAGCAGGCGGACTGGCAGTTACGGATAAAGCGGCGCTGGCCGGGCTCAGCGACAGTGAAATTGCGGCGGCGGCTGAGGCTGCCGAAGCGCGTGGCCTGAAAAATCAGTGGCTGCTGACGCTACAGAACACGACGCAGCAGCCAGCGTTGCAGACGTTGACCAACCGCGCTACCCGCGAGGCGCTGTTTAACGCCTCATGGGATCGAGCGGAAAAGGGCGACAACAATGATACACGCCAGCTAATTGCGCGCCTTGCCGCAGTGCGGGCGCAGCAGGCGAAACTGCTGGGCTTTAGCAGCTATGCGGAGTGGAAGCTTCAGGATCAAATGGCGAAAACGCCACAGGCAGCGTTAACCTTTATGCGTAATATCGTACCGGCGGCTACCGCGCGGGCCACGCGTGAGGCGGCAGATATTCAGGCGGCTATCGATCGGCAGCAGGGCGGCTTTAAACTGGCCCCCTGGGACTGGACACACTACGCCGAGCAGGTGCGGCGCGCTAAATACGATCTCGATGAGTCACAGATCCGGCCTTACTTTGAGCTGAATAACGTGCTGGAAAACGGGGTATTTTATGCGGCCAACCAGCTGTACGGTTTGACCTTTAAACAGCGTAAGGATCTGCCGGTTTATCAGCCGGACGTGCGCGTGTATGAAGTCTTTGATCAGGATGGCACATCGCTGGCGCTGTTCTACACCGATTTCTTTAAGCGCGATAACAAAGGCGGCGGTGCCTGGATGAGTAATTTTGTCGATCAATCCAGACTATTGGGTACCAAACCGGTTATCTATAACGTGGCTAACTTCAGCAAACCGGCAGCGGGCCAGCCTGCGCTGCTTTCATGGGACGATGTCATCACTATGTTCCATGAGTTTGGTCATGCGCTGCACGGCATGTTTGCCGATCAACAGTATCCGAGCCTTTCCGGCACCGCCACGCCACGTGATTTTGTCGAGTTTCCGTCACAGTTCAATGAGCACTGGGCCAGCGATGACAAGGTGTTTAAACATTTTGCCCGTCATTACCAGACCGGCGAGCCGATGCCGCAGGCGCTGCATGATAAAATCCTCAAGGCGGATAAGTTTAATAAAGGCTACGACATGACCGAACTGCTGGCGGCGGCGCTGCTGGATATGCACTGGCACAGCCTGAGCGCCGATGCGCCGCAGCAGGACGTGGACCAGTTCGAACAGCAGTCACTGGTGCAGGATAAGATCAACCTGCCTGAAGTACCGCCGCGCTATCGTTCCAGCTATTTCCAGCATATCTGGGGTAACGGCTATGCAGCTGGCTATTATGCCTACCTGTGGACCGAAATGCTGGCAGATGACGGCTTCGAATGGTTTAAAGAGCATGGGGGCCTGACGCGTGAAAACGGTCAGCGCTTCCGCGATATGGTGCTGTCTCGCGGCAACAGCAGCGATCTGAAACAGCTTTACCATGACTGGCGTGGTCAGGAGCCGCAGATTGAGCCGATGCTGATTAACCGTGGCCTGAAAGAAGAGCAGTAA
- a CDS encoding YnfA family protein, with translation MLKTTLLFFLTALAEIVGCFLPWLWLKKGATPLLLLPAAVSLMLFVWLLTLHPAASGRVYAAYGGVYVVTALLWLRWVDGVRLSHYDWLGAAIAFCGMLIIVAGWGKA, from the coding sequence ATGTTAAAAACTACTTTGCTCTTTTTTCTTACCGCGCTGGCGGAAATCGTTGGTTGTTTTCTTCCCTGGCTATGGTTGAAAAAGGGGGCCACGCCGTTATTGCTGCTGCCCGCCGCAGTGAGCCTGATGCTGTTTGTCTGGCTGCTGACGCTGCATCCTGCGGCCAGCGGGCGCGTTTATGCTGCCTACGGCGGCGTATATGTGGTAACGGCGCTGCTGTGGCTGCGCTGGGTGGATGGCGTGCGCCTGAGTCATTATGACTGGCTGGGTGCGGCGATAGCTTTTTGCGGTATGCTGATTATCGTGGCGGGCTGGGGAAAAGCGTAA
- the glsB gene encoding glutaminase B — translation MAELSNALLEEILHQVRPLTRQGKVADYIPALAQVSPDYLGIAIFTHDGSVYQAGDAGVRFSIQSISKVLSLTLAQTRYQEQEIWQRVGKEPSGQPFNSLVQLEIERGKPRNPFINAGALVVCDMLETRLTAPRQRMLEVVRQLCGESGINYDRHVARSEFEHSARNAAIAWLMKSFGNFDNDVPGVLQTYFHYCSLSMSCLELARCFFYLANQGIPFGDAPPVLTPRQTRQINALLITSGMYDGAGEFAWRVGMPGKSGVGGGIIAAIPGEMSIAVWSPGLDASGNSLAGTAALELLSERLGCSIF, via the coding sequence GTGGCCGAGCTCAGCAATGCTTTACTGGAAGAGATCCTGCATCAGGTTCGTCCCCTGACGCGTCAGGGAAAAGTCGCCGACTATATTCCGGCGCTGGCGCAGGTATCGCCCGATTATCTTGGTATCGCTATCTTTACTCATGACGGCAGCGTTTATCAGGCCGGTGATGCCGGTGTGCGCTTCTCGATCCAGTCGATCTCTAAAGTGCTGTCGCTAACCCTGGCGCAAACGCGCTATCAGGAACAGGAAATCTGGCAGCGCGTCGGCAAAGAGCCGTCAGGCCAGCCGTTTAATTCGCTGGTGCAGCTGGAGATCGAACGTGGCAAGCCGCGCAATCCCTTTATCAATGCGGGTGCGTTGGTGGTATGCGATATGCTGGAAACCCGGCTGACCGCGCCGCGCCAGCGCATGCTTGAGGTGGTGCGCCAGCTCTGCGGCGAGTCGGGCATCAATTACGATCGTCATGTGGCACGCTCGGAGTTTGAACACTCCGCCCGTAACGCCGCTATTGCCTGGCTGATGAAGTCCTTTGGCAATTTTGATAATGATGTACCTGGCGTGCTGCAAACCTACTTTCACTACTGCTCTTTATCGATGAGCTGCCTGGAGCTGGCGCGCTGTTTCTTTTATCTGGCTAACCAGGGCATACCGTTTGGCGATGCGCCGCCGGTGCTGACTCCGCGCCAGACGCGTCAAATCAATGCCCTGCTGATCACCAGCGGCATGTATGACGGCGCCGGCGAGTTTGCCTGGCGCGTCGGCATGCCAGGGAAATCGGGCGTTGGCGGCGGCATTATCGCCGCCATTCCCGGTGAGATGTCGATTGCGGTGTGGTCGCCTGGGCTTGATGCTTCTGGCAATTCGCTGGCGGGCACTGCCGCGCTGGAGCTGCTTTCCGAGCGGCTCGGCTGTTCGATATTTTAA
- a CDS encoding LysR substrate-binding domain-containing protein gives MAGNDLLKGIMPFVATVEAGNFSAAAERLNLTSSAISKSIARLEERLGSQLFERTTRSLKLTDAGEAYYQTCQRVVNELSEAEMVLAAQRTRAVGRLRVAVPMTFGRTHVMPLVNRFCLSYPDLQINMTFADRFVDLFDEGIDVAVRIGGPADYPASLGVRYMGREQLVFCASPDYLQRHGTPQNLDELQQHRAIAYERVDGTTTPWRFLAADGSIASRMVTQGLAFGDSEAQLSAVSAGLGIAQMATWLIDEAQQAGRVKIILPQLALDGLPLWLIWPRKKQLLPKVDALLKAFQALSV, from the coding sequence ATGGCGGGAAACGATCTGCTGAAAGGCATTATGCCGTTTGTTGCGACGGTGGAGGCGGGTAACTTTAGCGCTGCGGCTGAGCGGCTAAATCTGACCAGTTCGGCAATCAGTAAAAGCATAGCTCGACTGGAGGAGCGGCTGGGCTCGCAGCTGTTTGAACGCACCACGCGTAGCCTGAAGCTGACCGATGCCGGAGAAGCCTATTACCAGACCTGTCAGCGTGTGGTGAATGAACTGAGCGAGGCGGAGATGGTGCTGGCGGCGCAGCGCACGCGGGCAGTAGGAAGACTGCGCGTGGCGGTGCCGATGACCTTTGGACGCACGCACGTTATGCCGCTGGTGAATAGGTTTTGCCTCAGCTATCCCGATCTGCAAATCAATATGACCTTTGCCGATCGCTTTGTGGATCTGTTTGATGAGGGTATTGACGTTGCGGTACGTATCGGTGGACCAGCGGATTATCCCGCCTCGCTGGGGGTTCGTTACATGGGCAGAGAACAACTGGTTTTTTGCGCCTCGCCCGATTATCTACAGCGCCACGGTACGCCGCAGAATCTGGATGAACTACAGCAGCATCGGGCCATCGCCTATGAACGCGTTGATGGGACTACCACGCCCTGGCGTTTTTTAGCCGCGGACGGCAGCATTGCCAGCCGTATGGTGACGCAGGGCCTGGCTTTTGGCGACAGCGAGGCACAGTTAAGCGCGGTCAGCGCGGGTTTAGGGATCGCACAGATGGCTACCTGGCTGATTGACGAGGCGCAGCAGGCGGGCAGGGTGAAGATTATTTTGCCGCAGCTGGCGCTGGACGGACTGCCGCTCTGGCTGATCTGGCCACGTAAAAAACAGCTGCTGCCAAAGGTGGATGCGTTGCTGAAAGCCTTTCAGGCGCTCTCTGTTTAA
- a CDS encoding SDR family oxidoreductase, whose protein sequence is MSKTALIVGVSGIVGSALAEKLQADGWQVSGLSRGRTPVPQGCHSLTADLTSAQSVKDALGDLRFDSIFFSVWARQANEKENIRVNGAMVRNVLEALGNRLQGSHVALVTGLKHYLGPFDAYGKGSVPMTPFREEQGRQPVDNFYYAQEDEVFAAAEKYGCTWSVHRPHTVIGYALGNAMNMGQTLAVYATLCKETGKPFIFPGSEAQWNGVTDMTDAGLLAEQLEWAATSPAAKNEDFNVVNGDVFRWKWMWQQIADYFGIEAAPFPGEMQPLEGRMLDAEDNWREIAEKYQLREADVSRLASWWHTDADLGRPMEVFTDMSKSRNAGFTGYRSTREAFFALFDKLKANHIIPS, encoded by the coding sequence ATGAGCAAAACAGCATTAATCGTAGGCGTTAGCGGCATCGTCGGCAGCGCGCTGGCGGAAAAACTTCAGGCGGATGGCTGGCAGGTATCCGGCTTATCACGTGGCCGTACGCCGGTACCGCAGGGATGTCATTCCCTGACCGCTGATTTAACGTCGGCGCAATCGGTAAAGGATGCGCTGGGTGATTTGCGGTTCGACAGCATTTTTTTCAGCGTCTGGGCGCGCCAGGCAAATGAAAAAGAAAACATTCGCGTTAACGGCGCAATGGTGCGCAACGTGCTGGAAGCGCTGGGCAATCGGCTGCAAGGCAGCCACGTGGCGTTGGTAACCGGCCTGAAACACTACCTCGGTCCGTTTGATGCCTATGGCAAAGGCAGCGTACCGATGACGCCGTTCCGTGAAGAACAGGGGCGCCAGCCGGTAGATAACTTTTATTATGCACAGGAAGATGAAGTGTTCGCCGCAGCGGAAAAATATGGCTGCACCTGGAGCGTGCATCGTCCGCATACCGTTATCGGCTACGCGCTGGGCAATGCGATGAATATGGGCCAGACGCTGGCGGTATACGCTACGCTATGTAAGGAAACGGGCAAGCCGTTTATTTTCCCCGGTTCGGAAGCGCAGTGGAACGGCGTTACCGATATGACGGATGCTGGCCTGCTGGCAGAGCAGCTGGAATGGGCCGCGACGTCACCCGCCGCAAAGAACGAAGATTTTAACGTGGTAAACGGCGATGTTTTTCGCTGGAAATGGATGTGGCAGCAGATCGCTGACTATTTTGGCATTGAAGCAGCGCCGTTCCCTGGCGAGATGCAGCCGCTGGAAGGCCGAATGCTCGATGCTGAAGATAACTGGCGGGAGATCGCTGAGAAATATCAGCTACGTGAAGCGGATGTTTCTCGTCTGGCTTCGTGGTGGCACACCGATGCCGATTTGGGGCGCCCGATGGAAGTGTTTACCGATATGAGTAAGAGCCGCAACGCTGGCTTTACCGGTTACCGCTCGACACGCGAAGCCTTCTTCGCGCTATTCGATAAGCTAAAAGCAAACCACATTATCCCTTCCTGA
- a CDS encoding LysR substrate-binding domain-containing protein — MRKTEQSFHQETRDTSTLANDPPLRAVRAFEAVARLGSVTQAAQELAISPSAVSHQLRVLDDFLQMPLTERHGRRLILSQQGREYYRSIRAAFNVLRQATEHLVEQTQNRQVTISLIPLFGMGWFIPRLPDFMRANPRTEINVVYANHRNYLSDASDMSIRFGRGQWAGYLSEPLISGKMVPVASREFIRLHGHVDTPEQLLQMPLLHDEERMTWNQWFVQQNVRRTPGRSGPLFEDGLLTLAAVQAGLGCALMREPLIRPYLESGELVKLFDLPIDDGRDYYLCVRQDSEMTAEGKLLQSWLRAQR; from the coding sequence ATGAGAAAAACAGAACAATCATTCCATCAGGAAACACGTGATACCAGTACGCTGGCTAACGATCCGCCACTGCGGGCAGTACGCGCTTTTGAAGCAGTAGCCCGGCTGGGCAGCGTCACGCAGGCCGCTCAGGAGCTGGCGATTTCTCCCTCGGCGGTGAGCCATCAGTTACGGGTGCTGGATGATTTTTTGCAGATGCCGTTAACCGAGCGGCACGGTCGCCGGTTGATATTGAGTCAGCAAGGCAGAGAATATTATCGTTCGATTCGTGCCGCCTTTAACGTATTGCGCCAGGCAACAGAGCATCTGGTTGAGCAGACGCAAAACCGTCAGGTGACCATCAGCCTGATTCCGCTGTTTGGCATGGGCTGGTTTATCCCGCGGCTGCCGGATTTTATGCGCGCTAATCCACGAACGGAAATTAACGTAGTTTATGCCAACCATCGTAATTACCTTAGCGATGCCTCTGATATGTCGATTCGCTTCGGGCGCGGTCAGTGGGCGGGCTATCTTAGCGAGCCGTTGATCTCCGGTAAGATGGTGCCGGTAGCCAGTCGGGAGTTTATTCGTTTGCATGGTCATGTGGATACCCCGGAACAGCTGTTGCAAATGCCGTTGCTGCATGATGAAGAGCGCATGACCTGGAACCAGTGGTTTGTTCAGCAAAACGTTCGACGCACACCTGGACGCAGTGGACCATTATTTGAGGATGGTTTGCTGACGCTGGCGGCGGTACAGGCTGGGTTAGGTTGCGCGCTGATGCGCGAGCCACTTATCAGGCCTTACCTGGAAAGCGGCGAACTGGTAAAGCTGTTTGATTTACCCATCGACGATGGGCGTGATTACTATCTTTGCGTGCGACAGGACAGCGAAATGACAGCGGAAGGGAAACTATTGCAAAGCTGGCTGCGGGCGCAGCGGTGA
- a CDS encoding Hcp family type VI secretion system effector — MDELYLRLQGITGESRDNLHQGWIDLKGYSWGLESPGTGANGTVNFQNVIVYASLDKATPAMITHATKKTLISKAELAICRAGSEHKEFCRITLENVRIVSISMGDSGVASEVSYGLEADKVQFQYWEQTSRGGRGAETRTTWDIKEHHA, encoded by the coding sequence ATGGATGAATTATATTTACGTTTGCAGGGGATTACCGGGGAATCGAGAGATAACTTACATCAAGGCTGGATTGATTTAAAGGGATATAGCTGGGGTTTGGAAAGCCCTGGAACGGGTGCTAACGGCACTGTTAATTTTCAAAATGTCATAGTGTATGCTTCTCTTGATAAAGCGACTCCGGCAATGATTACTCACGCAACGAAAAAGACTCTGATAAGTAAAGCTGAGTTAGCAATATGTCGCGCCGGTAGTGAGCATAAAGAATTCTGTCGGATCACGTTAGAAAACGTGCGCATCGTATCTATTTCGATGGGGGATTCCGGCGTAGCCTCAGAGGTGTCTTATGGACTGGAAGCCGATAAAGTGCAGTTCCAATACTGGGAGCAAACCTCAAGAGGTGGGCGCGGCGCTGAAACGCGTACAACCTGGGATATAAAAGAGCACCATGCATAA